From a region of the Paenibacillus sp. R14(2021) genome:
- a CDS encoding (2Fe-2S)-binding protein, which translates to MERILDHPILGRRKFQEQVTYSYNGKQMCGYRGEPIAAALLAEGVRILRKHEESGSARGFYCAIGHCMECRLMVQGRGIVRSCLIPLEQGMIINEGQQLPNEITGRKLS; encoded by the coding sequence ATGGAACGAATACTGGATCATCCCATTTTGGGAAGAAGGAAGTTTCAAGAACAGGTCACCTACTCCTATAACGGGAAACAAATGTGTGGCTATCGAGGTGAGCCCATTGCTGCAGCGCTATTGGCAGAAGGGGTTCGTATTCTGCGCAAACATGAAGAATCCGGTAGTGCAAGGGGCTTCTATTGCGCAATTGGACATTGCATGGAATGTCGACTAATGGTTCAGGGGAGAGGCATTGTACGTTCATGTCTCATTCCACTTGAGCAAGGAATGATTATTAATGAGGGGCAACAGCTTCCAAACGAGATTACTGGGAGGAAGCTATCATGA
- a CDS encoding (2Fe-2S)-binding protein — translation MMKESSFIVCRCEEVTMEQLESAYQSGCCTSRQLKMKTRATMGACQGRVCRRLIETWLYEHDPKASPNAELLSCRPPIRPITFGCLAKGES, via the coding sequence ATGATGAAGGAATCCTCATTCATTGTATGCCGCTGCGAAGAAGTAACGATGGAACAATTGGAATCGGCGTATCAGTCCGGCTGCTGTACGTCTCGTCAATTGAAAATGAAGACAAGGGCCACAATGGGGGCATGCCAGGGACGCGTATGCAGGAGATTAATTGAGACTTGGTTGTATGAACATGATCCAAAAGCGTCTCCTAATGCGGAATTGCTATCCTGCCGCCCGCCAATTCGACCAATAACATTCGGCTGCTTAGCAAAGGGTGAATCTTAG